The following coding sequences are from one Virgibacillus necropolis window:
- a CDS encoding DUF2768 domain-containing protein yields the protein MSTSMLKMYISFVGMGLLIFAIGLILLSRYKLTGWFAGIVATIAYISLLLGSIIIVYIVLSGPTG from the coding sequence ATGTCGACTTCCATGCTAAAAATGTATATATCCTTTGTTGGTATGGGACTTTTGATTTTTGCAATCGGCCTAATTTTGCTTAGTAGATATAAACTAACAGGATGGTTTGCTGGTATTGTAGCAACTATCGCATACATAAGTTTACTGTTAGGAAGTATCATAATAGTTTATATTGTGCTAAGCGGACCAACGGGGTAA
- the spoIVA gene encoding stage IV sporulation protein A produces the protein MEKIDIFKDISKRTNGDIYLGIVGAVRTGKSTFIKKFMELVVLPNIQEESDRSRAQDELPQSAAGKTIMTTEPKFIPNQAVSIEVDEGLDVNVRLVDCVGYAVNSAKGYEDEDGPRMIHTPWYEDPIPFHDAAEIGTRKVIQEHSTIGVVVTTDGTFGEIPRNDFVDAESRVVEELKEVGKPFIMVVNSLRPTSQETERMRQELIDKHDIPVIAMNIETMTEHDVNNVLREALYEFPVLEVNVNLPSWVMVLKEDHWLRANYQEAIQETVKSIKRLRDVDHIVGNFDEYEYIDKANLAGMELGDGVAEIDLHAPEYLYDQILKEIVGEEIRGKDHLLELMQDFAHAKREYDNVSGALKMVKQTGYGIAAPSLEDMELDEPEIIRQGSRFGVRLRAVAPSIHMIRVEVESEFAPIIGTEKQSEELVRYLMQDFEEDPLSIWESDIFGRSLSSIVREGIQAKIALMPENARYKLKDTLERIINEGSGGLIAIIL, from the coding sequence TTGGAAAAAATTGATATCTTTAAAGATATTTCGAAACGGACAAACGGAGACATTTATTTAGGCATTGTGGGAGCGGTAAGGACAGGTAAATCAACGTTCATAAAGAAATTTATGGAACTGGTTGTTTTACCGAACATTCAAGAGGAAAGTGATCGCTCACGAGCACAAGATGAATTGCCACAAAGTGCTGCAGGTAAAACGATTATGACCACAGAGCCTAAATTTATACCGAATCAGGCTGTAAGTATTGAAGTGGATGAAGGTCTAGACGTTAATGTCAGGCTGGTAGACTGTGTTGGATATGCGGTTAATAGTGCAAAAGGATATGAGGATGAAGACGGCCCTAGAATGATCCACACTCCTTGGTATGAGGATCCAATACCATTTCATGATGCGGCAGAGATCGGAACTAGAAAGGTAATTCAAGAACACTCCACAATAGGAGTGGTTGTTACCACAGATGGAACCTTTGGCGAAATACCGCGCAATGATTTTGTAGATGCTGAGTCACGGGTTGTAGAAGAACTAAAAGAAGTTGGAAAACCATTCATAATGGTTGTTAATTCACTAAGACCAACAAGTCAAGAAACAGAACGCATGCGACAAGAACTAATTGACAAGCATGATATCCCAGTAATAGCGATGAATATTGAGACCATGACGGAGCACGATGTAAACAATGTTCTACGAGAAGCATTATACGAGTTTCCGGTACTGGAAGTAAATGTTAACCTTCCAAGCTGGGTAATGGTACTGAAAGAAGACCATTGGTTGCGTGCAAATTACCAAGAGGCCATTCAAGAAACTGTTAAAAGTATTAAAAGACTTAGAGATGTAGATCATATTGTTGGAAACTTTGATGAATATGAATATATTGATAAGGCTAATTTGGCTGGGATGGAACTTGGTGATGGTGTTGCCGAAATTGATTTACATGCACCCGAATATTTATATGATCAAATCCTAAAGGAAATTGTTGGCGAAGAGATTAGAGGTAAAGATCATTTGCTGGAATTAATGCAGGACTTTGCTCATGCGAAACGAGAATATGATAATGTATCAGGTGCGTTAAAGATGGTAAAACAAACTGGATACGGAATAGCGGCTCCATCACTTGAGGATATGGAACTGGACGAACCAGAAATCATACGACAGGGATCTAGGTTTGGTGTTAGATTAAGAGCAGTAGCCCCATCAATTCACATGATTAGAGTAGAGGTAGAATCTGAATTTGCTCCTATCATTGGGACTGAGAAACAAAGCGAAGAATTAGTCAGGTACCTAATGCAAGACTTTGAGGAAGACCCATTATCAATATGGGAATCTGATATATTTGGAAGATCGCTTAGTTCCATTGTTAGAGAAGGGATCCAAGCAAAAATTGCATTGATGCCTGAAAATGCACGATATAAGTTAAAAGATACATTAGAACGAATTATAAACGAAGGATCTGGCGGTCTTATCGCTATAATCCTATAG
- a CDS encoding HU family DNA-binding protein → MNKTDLVNAVADKSELSKKDATKAVDAVFESVMDSLKSGEKVQLIGFGNFEVRERSARKGRNPQTGEEIEIPASKVPAFKPGKALKESVK, encoded by the coding sequence ATGAATAAAACAGACTTAGTAAATGCAGTTGCTGATAAAAGCGAACTTTCTAAGAAAGATGCTACAAAAGCTGTAGACGCAGTTTTTGAATCTGTCATGGATTCACTTAAAAGCGGTGAGAAAGTTCAGTTAATTGGATTTGGAAATTTTGAAGTACGTGAGCGTTCAGCTCGTAAAGGTCGTAATCCACAAACTGGAGAAGAGATCGAAATTCCTGCAAGTAAAGTACCTGCTTTCAAACCAGGTAAAGCCCTAAAGGAAAGTGTTAAATAA
- the mtrB gene encoding trp RNA-binding attenuation protein MtrB: MGNPVDKNDFFVIKALEDGVNVIGLTRGSDTRFHHSEKLDRNEVMIAQFTEHTSAVKVRGKAIIQTSHGEISNEE, encoded by the coding sequence ATGGGAAACCCAGTAGATAAGAATGATTTTTTTGTGATTAAAGCCTTAGAAGATGGTGTGAATGTTATTGGTTTAACGCGTGGATCTGATACTCGCTTTCATCATTCTGAAAAACTAGATCGTAACGAAGTCATGATTGCACAGTTTACAGAGCACACCTCCGCAGTTAAAGTTAGAGGTAAAGCCATCATACAAACCAGTCATGGCGAAATTAGTAATGAGGAATAA
- a CDS encoding heptaprenyl diphosphate synthase component 1, producing MLPTSNVELNKLRSLIEDKIQHDYVDEIIQKPAIDETKLVLLYTIMKQSNLPQSTKERYILSTIFVQLALDIHEIVPIKNDRNESSISQKKRQLMVLAGDYYSGLFYSLLSETEDFEVIHILATAIKEINEYKMRFYYNEITSVDEAIDLLMKIESLLISRILKEVQVLPELALIEHIISLIILLREKHLLISNDSSSVFTNLVTLGGSRQDLPTKLESIIEEKIKSIEKYINDIPIQYAELKNDLKKIVGDIIENNTSIAKEG from the coding sequence ATGTTGCCAACTTCTAACGTGGAGCTTAATAAACTCCGGTCATTGATTGAAGATAAAATACAACACGATTATGTAGATGAAATTATTCAAAAGCCAGCAATCGATGAGACGAAGTTAGTACTTTTGTATACCATCATGAAGCAATCTAATTTGCCACAGTCAACGAAAGAACGATATATATTATCTACTATATTTGTACAATTGGCCTTAGACATACACGAAATAGTTCCAATTAAAAATGATAGGAACGAAAGTAGTATAAGTCAGAAAAAACGACAACTGATGGTCTTAGCGGGTGATTATTATAGTGGTTTGTTTTATTCACTTCTTTCTGAAACGGAAGACTTTGAAGTAATACATATCCTTGCAACTGCGATTAAAGAAATAAATGAATATAAAATGCGCTTTTATTATAATGAAATAACCTCAGTGGATGAAGCTATCGATTTATTGATGAAAATTGAATCATTGTTAATCTCACGTATACTAAAAGAGGTTCAGGTCTTACCAGAACTAGCCCTTATTGAACATATTATTAGTTTAATTATTTTATTACGCGAAAAGCATTTGTTAATAAGTAATGATAGTTCGTCGGTATTTACTAATTTAGTGACTTTGGGAGGCTCTAGGCAAGATTTACCTACTAAACTTGAGTCAATCATTGAAGAAAAAATCAAGTCTATTGAAAAATATATCAATGATATTCCTATTCAATACGCGGAATTAAAAAATGATTTAAAGAAAATAGTAGGTGACATTATTGAGAATAATACATCCATAGCAAAAGAAGGGTGA
- a CDS encoding demethylmenaquinone methyltransferase, producing MQQQSKEKRVHHVFEKIYTNYDSMNSIISFQRHKAWRKDVMTRMQVAKNTKALDICCGTGDWSIAIANETGPNGMVHGLDFSHNMLSVAKEKQNELGLKQLTFIQGNAMELPFEDNSFDYVTIGFGLRNVPDYMTVLKEMYRVVKPGGKVVCLETSQPTLVGYRQLYYIYFRFVMPLFGRLIAKSYKEYAWLHESAKDFPDKEELQKMFFQAGFSHVRMKSYTGGVAAMHMGFKEKNSD from the coding sequence ATGCAACAACAATCAAAAGAAAAACGTGTACACCATGTTTTTGAGAAAATTTATACCAATTATGACTCAATGAATTCCATCATATCATTTCAACGCCATAAAGCTTGGCGCAAAGATGTAATGACACGCATGCAAGTAGCTAAAAATACCAAGGCTCTAGATATATGTTGTGGAACAGGAGACTGGTCAATCGCAATTGCGAATGAAACTGGTCCAAACGGCATGGTTCATGGTCTCGATTTCAGCCATAATATGTTATCAGTAGCAAAAGAAAAACAAAATGAGCTTGGATTGAAGCAACTTACATTTATTCAAGGTAATGCTATGGAGCTTCCGTTTGAGGATAATTCATTTGATTATGTTACTATTGGTTTTGGATTACGAAACGTACCCGATTATATGACGGTATTAAAGGAAATGTATCGTGTTGTAAAACCAGGTGGAAAAGTTGTATGTCTAGAAACATCACAACCTACTTTAGTTGGGTATAGACAGCTTTACTACATTTATTTCCGATTTGTAATGCCTTTATTTGGTAGGTTAATCGCAAAAAGCTATAAAGAATATGCATGGTTACATGAATCTGCTAAGGACTTTCCCGACAAAGAGGAGCTTCAAAAGATGTTCTTTCAAGCAGGTTTTTCTCATGTTCGGATGAAAAGTTATACAGGCGGAGTGGCAGCAATGCATATGGGTTTTAAGGAAAAGAATAGTGATTAA
- the hepT gene encoding heptaprenyl diphosphate synthase component II has translation MKLAKTYNYLKKDLDYIEKAVDKVIQADHPVLREASTHLLMAGGKRIRPVFVLLGGQFGNYDIERMSIVATSIELIHMASLVHDDVIDDAEIRRGGPTIKKQYDNKVAMYTGDYLLARSLEIITTLKEKQAHQTLAKTIVEVCIGEIEQIKDKHVWDQSMRTYLRRIRRKTALLIATSCKLGAIAAGVKEKDANRLFKYGYYIGMSYQIIDDILDFTSSEKELGKPAGNDLLQGNVTLPVLYAMKYPAFNSLVKNTFTGSKSVNEEQMRLLIKLLKQTDAIERSYQVSDMYLRKALHVLDKLPDHRSKQSLIGIATYIGRRRS, from the coding sequence ATGAAATTAGCAAAAACATATAATTATTTAAAAAAAGATCTAGATTATATAGAAAAAGCTGTAGATAAAGTAATACAAGCTGATCATCCCGTTTTAAGGGAAGCATCTACTCATTTGCTTATGGCTGGTGGAAAAAGAATTCGACCGGTTTTTGTCCTTTTAGGAGGACAGTTTGGTAATTATGATATTGAACGGATGAGTATTGTTGCTACTTCCATAGAATTAATTCATATGGCCTCACTTGTTCATGATGACGTTATTGATGATGCAGAAATACGTCGAGGTGGACCAACAATCAAGAAACAATATGACAATAAAGTTGCCATGTATACTGGTGATTATTTACTTGCCCGGTCGCTAGAAATCATTACTACCTTGAAAGAAAAACAGGCGCATCAGACTTTGGCCAAAACAATAGTAGAAGTTTGCATCGGCGAGATAGAACAAATTAAAGATAAACATGTTTGGGATCAATCCATGCGTACATACTTACGTAGAATAAGAAGAAAGACAGCATTATTAATCGCGACTAGCTGTAAACTTGGTGCAATCGCTGCAGGCGTTAAAGAAAAAGATGCAAACCGGTTATTTAAATATGGTTATTATATTGGTATGTCCTATCAAATAATTGATGACATCCTTGATTTCACTTCATCCGAAAAAGAATTAGGTAAACCAGCCGGAAATGATTTATTGCAAGGTAACGTAACGCTTCCAGTACTTTATGCTATGAAATATCCGGCTTTTAATTCATTAGTAAAAAACACATTTACTGGTTCAAAATCAGTAAATGAAGAACAAATGCGTCTATTAATTAAATTACTGAAACAAACAGATGCAATAGAACGTTCATATCAGGTAAGTGATATGTATTTACGTAAAGCGCTCCATGTCTTAGATAAGCTTCCTGATCATCGTTCGAAACAATCGTTGATTGGGATTGCAACGTATATCGGCAGACGTCGTTCATAA
- the ndk gene encoding nucleoside-diphosphate kinase, protein MEKTFLMVKPDGVQRNLVGEIVRRFESKGFKLVGAKLMVISDDLAKTHYGEHKERPFFGELVDFITSGPVFAMAWEGENVITSARDMMGKTNPLEAVSGTIRGDFGMTVGKNIIHGSDSAESAERELKLFFGENELTSYVKQDSDWIY, encoded by the coding sequence ATGGAAAAAACATTTTTAATGGTAAAACCAGATGGTGTACAACGTAACCTTGTAGGAGAAATCGTTAGACGTTTTGAAAGCAAAGGCTTTAAATTAGTAGGAGCTAAACTTATGGTTATTTCAGACGATTTAGCTAAAACTCATTACGGCGAACATAAAGAACGCCCATTCTTTGGCGAATTAGTTGACTTCATTACATCTGGTCCAGTTTTTGCGATGGCATGGGAAGGTGAAAATGTAATCACATCAGCACGTGATATGATGGGGAAAACGAATCCACTAGAAGCTGTATCTGGTACAATTCGTGGTGACTTCGGGATGACTGTTGGAAAAAATATTATTCATGGTTCTGATTCTGCAGAAAGTGCAGAAAGAGAGCTTAAATTATTTTTTGGTGAAAACGAATTGACTTCTTATGTTAAACAGGATAGCGACTGGATTTACTAA
- the aroC gene encoding chorismate synthase: protein MRYLTAGESHGKQLTTIIEGLPSHMPLTKEDINHSLLRRQKGHGRGKRMQIEKDLVEVTSGVRHGYTLGSPISLVIHNDDFKHWTDIMGDDPLDDDSEIRRVVSRPRPGHADLNGALKYGHRDMRNVLERSSARETAARVAAGAVAKTLLKQLGIEVSGYVREIAGIKAEEVEELTIQERQNISEASPVRTLDKNVEKKMMDAIDYAKKDGDSIGGVAEVYVEGMPAGVGSYVHYDRKLDARIAGSVSSINAFKGVEFGMGFEAARRNGSEVHDEIAWNKEIGYYRKTNNLGGFEGGMTTGMPIIVKGVMKPIPTLYKPLQSVDIETKEPFNASIERSDSCAVPAASVVMEHVVAFELAKAITEQFPSDQFPTLQRALKDYREELRCF from the coding sequence ATGCGCTATTTAACTGCAGGAGAATCACATGGAAAGCAATTGACGACAATTATTGAAGGTTTACCATCACATATGCCACTTACAAAGGAAGATATCAATCATTCCTTACTACGTAGACAAAAAGGACATGGCAGAGGTAAACGAATGCAAATTGAGAAAGACTTGGTAGAAGTAACAAGTGGTGTAAGGCATGGGTATACATTAGGATCACCTATTTCTTTAGTTATACATAATGATGACTTTAAGCATTGGACAGATATTATGGGTGATGATCCATTGGATGATGATAGTGAAATTAGACGAGTCGTTTCTAGACCAAGACCTGGTCATGCTGATCTAAATGGTGCACTCAAGTATGGGCACCGGGATATGCGAAATGTTCTTGAACGCTCTTCTGCACGTGAGACAGCTGCTCGAGTAGCTGCAGGAGCAGTAGCTAAAACACTTTTAAAACAACTAGGGATTGAAGTATCGGGTTATGTAAGAGAGATTGCAGGAATAAAAGCTGAAGAGGTTGAAGAATTAACCATACAGGAACGTCAAAATATTTCTGAAGCATCACCGGTACGAACGTTAGATAAAAACGTTGAGAAAAAGATGATGGATGCTATTGATTATGCAAAAAAAGATGGTGACTCGATTGGTGGAGTAGCAGAGGTATATGTTGAGGGAATGCCAGCTGGAGTTGGTTCTTATGTCCATTATGATCGAAAGCTAGATGCACGTATCGCGGGAAGTGTATCGAGTATTAATGCATTCAAAGGTGTTGAATTTGGAATGGGATTTGAAGCTGCTAGAAGGAATGGTAGTGAGGTCCATGACGAAATTGCTTGGAATAAAGAGATTGGATATTATAGAAAAACGAACAATCTAGGCGGATTTGAAGGTGGAATGACTACTGGGATGCCAATAATTGTAAAAGGAGTCATGAAACCAATTCCTACACTGTATAAACCATTACAAAGTGTTGATATAGAAACAAAAGAACCATTCAATGCAAGTATTGAGCGGTCGGATTCCTGTGCAGTACCAGCAGCATCTGTGGTGATGGAACACGTTGTTGCATTCGAGCTAGCAAAAGCTATTACAGAGCAATTTCCATCTGATCAATTTCCGACGCTACAACGGGCATTAAAAGATTACCGAGAGGAACTTAGGTGTTTTTAA
- the aroB gene encoding 3-dehydroquinate synthase, with protein MAQLDVETSVNKYPIHILENIRHQFNQYVSKDYSAIFIVTDERVANLYLEDVKESLASHPKVFHTVIPAGEQSKSIEAYYQLQTQAIEYGLDRQSLIIALGGGVVGDLAGFVAATFMRGIDYIQAPTTILAHDSSVGGKVAINHALGKNLIGNFYPPVAVIYDIQTLQSLPAKEIRSGYAEIVKEALIADKELFEDVMQEKLNQVTNASLRDHIFRGIKIKTHFVQEDEKEKGIRAFLNFGHTLGHALESEYGYGTLTHGEAVAIGMLFAMDVSNAVFSNCLPVETLRKWLNLNSYPLVLDEINSEKLLSRMKSDKKVSNNHVQMVLLKEIGNPVLVELNDEDIQKHLENFINKMMKN; from the coding sequence ATGGCACAATTGGATGTAGAAACAAGTGTAAATAAATATCCTATCCATATTCTAGAAAATATTCGACATCAATTTAACCAGTATGTATCAAAAGACTATTCAGCGATTTTTATTGTTACGGACGAACGAGTAGCTAATTTATATTTAGAAGATGTTAAAGAAAGCCTTGCAAGTCATCCTAAAGTTTTTCATACCGTTATTCCAGCAGGTGAACAATCAAAGAGTATCGAGGCGTATTATCAATTGCAAACACAGGCCATCGAATATGGACTTGATCGACAATCGCTCATTATCGCTCTAGGTGGGGGTGTTGTAGGAGATTTAGCAGGTTTTGTTGCAGCAACATTCATGCGAGGCATCGATTATATCCAAGCTCCTACGACCATTTTAGCGCATGACAGCAGTGTTGGTGGTAAGGTTGCAATTAATCATGCATTAGGGAAGAACCTGATTGGAAATTTTTATCCGCCGGTAGCGGTTATTTATGATATCCAAACATTACAATCATTACCAGCAAAAGAAATTCGGTCCGGCTATGCAGAGATAGTAAAAGAAGCGTTGATTGCAGACAAAGAATTATTTGAGGATGTCATGCAGGAAAAGCTCAATCAAGTAACGAATGCTAGTTTAAGGGATCATATTTTTCGGGGAATCAAAATAAAAACCCACTTTGTGCAGGAAGATGAAAAAGAAAAAGGGATCCGCGCATTTCTTAACTTTGGTCATACGCTGGGACATGCACTTGAATCAGAATATGGTTATGGTACGTTAACACACGGAGAGGCTGTTGCAATTGGCATGCTGTTTGCTATGGACGTAAGTAATGCAGTTTTTTCCAATTGTTTACCTGTAGAAACCCTTCGAAAATGGTTAAACCTTAATAGCTATCCACTTGTGTTAGATGAAATTAATAGTGAAAAATTACTAAGTCGTATGAAGTCGGACAAGAAGGTCTCAAACAATCATGTACAAATGGTACTTTTAAAAGAAATCGGTAATCCAGTTCTTGTAGAATTAAATGATGAGGATATACAGAAACACTTGGAAAATTTTATAAATAAGATGATGAAAAATTAG
- the aroA gene encoding 3-phosphoshikimate 1-carboxyvinyltransferase → MAEKKLSPQKGVVSGVIEVPGDKSISHRAVIFGSMANGITEVSNFLDGEDCMRTIDVFKSMGVTIEKNETNLIIHGKGVNALKKPSNELYFGNSGTTARLLLGVLAGLPFQTYVTGDESLSKRPMNRVVSPLREMGAKIEAKGEENVLPLTIDQGQLSGIQYKLPVKSAQVKSALLLAGLFANNSTKISEITPTRDHTEHMLKAFGADIVKHELSTTITSNKQLKATNVTVPGDISSAAFLLVGAAIVPNSKLSISRVGLNETRTGIIDVFKKMGANIEITNVVAINGELIGDITISYKELEATLIEGDVIPRLIDEIPIIALLATQANGTTIIKDSQELRYKETDRIHAVVDVLSKLGASIEGTEDGMIIHGKTQLIGGEVSAYHDHRIAMMASIASLITRDEVILDDDSSIDISYPGFFQDLEKLLG, encoded by the coding sequence ATGGCAGAAAAGAAGTTATCCCCACAAAAGGGTGTAGTATCTGGTGTAATTGAGGTACCAGGAGATAAATCTATTTCACATCGTGCTGTAATCTTTGGATCAATGGCAAACGGAATAACAGAAGTGTCCAATTTTCTAGATGGTGAAGATTGCATGCGTACGATAGACGTTTTCAAATCAATGGGTGTAACAATAGAGAAGAATGAGACAAATCTTATCATCCATGGAAAGGGAGTAAATGCTTTAAAAAAGCCTAGTAATGAGTTGTATTTTGGAAACTCTGGTACAACAGCTAGACTATTATTAGGAGTACTTGCAGGTTTACCCTTCCAAACATATGTAACCGGTGATGAATCGCTGTCGAAAAGGCCAATGAATCGAGTTGTTTCCCCTTTACGCGAAATGGGTGCTAAAATTGAAGCTAAGGGTGAAGAAAATGTATTGCCTTTAACCATTGATCAGGGACAGTTATCTGGTATTCAATATAAATTACCAGTTAAAAGTGCCCAGGTTAAGTCTGCACTACTTTTAGCGGGTTTATTTGCAAATAATAGTACCAAAATAAGTGAAATAACGCCTACACGCGATCACACGGAACATATGCTAAAGGCTTTTGGGGCAGATATAGTAAAGCATGAATTATCAACTACAATCACAAGTAATAAGCAGCTTAAAGCAACAAATGTAACAGTGCCTGGTGATATTTCATCTGCTGCATTTTTACTTGTAGGTGCTGCAATAGTTCCTAATAGCAAACTATCGATTTCACGTGTGGGATTAAATGAGACAAGAACAGGGATAATTGATGTATTCAAGAAAATGGGAGCTAATATCGAAATAACCAACGTTGTTGCAATAAACGGTGAATTAATTGGCGATATTACGATTTCCTACAAGGAGCTTGAAGCGACATTGATTGAAGGGGACGTCATTCCACGTTTAATCGATGAAATTCCAATTATAGCTTTGTTAGCCACACAAGCAAACGGAACAACGATAATAAAAGATTCACAGGAACTTCGGTACAAGGAAACTGATCGAATTCATGCAGTTGTTGATGTTTTATCAAAACTAGGAGCATCTATTGAAGGAACAGAAGATGGCATGATTATACACGGCAAAACACAATTAATAGGTGGAGAGGTTTCGGCTTATCATGATCATCGTATCGCAATGATGGCTTCAATTGCTTCCTTAATTACCAGAGATGAAGTTATACTTGATGACGATTCAAGCATTGATATTTCCTATCCTGGATTTTTTCAGGATTTAGAAAAATTACTTGGCTAA